Proteins from a single region of Coregonus clupeaformis isolate EN_2021a chromosome 35, ASM2061545v1, whole genome shotgun sequence:
- the LOC123482602 gene encoding serine/threonine-protein phosphatase 4 catalytic subunit B-like, with amino-acid sequence MCVTMGDISDLDRQIEQLRRCELIKENEVKALCAKAREILVEESNVQRVDSPVTVCGDIHGQFYDLKELFRVGGDVPETNYLFMGDFVDRGFYSVETFLLLLALKVRYPDRITLIRGNHESRQITQVYGFYDECLRKYGSVTVWRYCTEIFDYLSLSAIIDGKIFCVHGGLSPSIQTLDQIRTIDRKQEVPHDGPMCDLLWSDPEDTTGWGVSPRGAGYLFGSDVVAQFNAANDIHMICRAHQLVMEGYKWHFNETVLTVWSAPNYCYRCGNVAAILELDEHLQREFIIFEAAPQETRGIPSKKPVADYFL; translated from the exons ATGTGTGTGACAATGGGGGACATCAGTGATCTGGACAGACAGATAGAACAACTTAGGCGCTGTGAACTCATCAAGGAAAATGAAGTCAAAGCACTGTGTGCCAAGGCCAG GGAGATTCTGGTAGAGGAGAGTAACGTACAGAGGGTGGACTCTCCAGTTACA GTGTGTGGGGATATCCATGGACAGTTTTATGACCTGAAGGAGTTGTTTAGA GTAGGGGGCGACGTTCCAGAGACAAACTATCTCTTCATGGGTGACTTTGTGGACCGAGGCTTCTACAGCGTGGAGACGTTCCTGCTGCTGCTAGCACTCAAG GTGAGGTATCCAGACAGGATCACTCTGATCCGAGGGAACCACGAATCACGGCAGATCACACAGGTCTACGGCTTCTATGATGAGTGCCTCCGCAAGTACGGCTCGGTCACCGTGTGGAGATACTGCACCGAGATCTTTGATTACCTGTCCCTCTCTGCCATCATCGACGGCAAG ATATTCTGTGTGCACGGCGGCCTTTCTCCCTCTATTCAAACTCTGGACCAGATCAGAACTATCGACAGAAAGCAGGAAGTGCCTCACGACGGCCCCATGTGTGACCTGCTGTGGTCTGACCCAGAAG acACCACGGGGTGGGGTGTGAGCCCGAGAGGGGCGGGTTACCTGTTTGGCAGTGACGTGGTGGCCCAGTTCAACGCGGCCAACGACATCCACATGATCTGCAGAGCCCACCAGCTGGTCATGGAGGGATACAAGTGGCACTTCAATGAGACCGTGCTCACTGTGTGGTCCGCACCCAACTACTGCTACAG atgtgGAAATGTGGCGGCCATCTTGGAGCTGGATGAGCACCTGCAGAGGGAGTTCATCATATTTGAAGCCGCTCCGCAGGAAACCAGGGGCATTCCCTCCAAAAAGCCAGTGGCAGACTACTTCCTGTGA